Proteins found in one Agaribacterium sp. ZY112 genomic segment:
- the cadR gene encoding Cd(II)/Pb(II)-responsive transcriptional regulator, which translates to MKIGKLSKSSGCSIQTIRYYEKVGLIAASSRTEGNFRLYDNHTLEKLQFIKHCRSLDLTLKEIKQLNELKSSPESGCEEVNYMIDHHLNLVESRIEELKKLHLDLSTLRHRCTSSKKVGQCGILEGLAPPPHTHK; encoded by the coding sequence GTGAAAATTGGTAAATTGTCTAAATCAAGCGGTTGCTCAATTCAGACCATTCGCTATTACGAAAAGGTGGGGCTTATCGCAGCCTCCTCACGTACTGAGGGGAACTTTCGCCTTTACGATAATCACACCCTTGAAAAACTGCAGTTTATTAAGCATTGCCGCTCCCTAGATTTGACCCTCAAAGAAATCAAGCAGCTGAACGAGCTAAAAAGTTCACCTGAATCCGGTTGCGAGGAGGTTAATTACATGATCGACCACCATCTAAACCTCGTGGAGTCACGTATCGAAGAACTTAAAAAACTCCACCTTGATTTGAGTACCCTGAGACATCGCTGCACGAGTTCCAAAAAGGTCGGGCAGTGTGGAATTTTAGAGGGACTTGCTCCCCCCCCCCACACACACAAATAA